The DNA region GCTGCTCGCGGAGCTGTAGTGCCGTCCCTCTGGTCCCCTCACCCCGTACCCGGGTACGGGGTGAGGGGACCGGGGACCAGCCCCCGGTATGACGCCACCGGGTGGGCCGGCTGCCTACCCTGGCCGGGCCATGTCTTCTCCCTCCGCGGATCCGCCCCCGCCCGCCGACGGGCTGCTGAGCGCCGCCCACCGCCAACTGCGCGCGCTGGCACACAGCCTTTCCCACCCCTCCCACGCGCCGGTCCCGCCGTTCGCCGATGCTCCGAGGCGGTGGCAGCGGCTGCTGCCGTACGTCGTCGTCGCCGCGCTCACCGCCGTGTTCCTGCCGGTGACCTATCAGTTCCTGCGCACCGAACACCACCTGGGAGACGGGCTGGCGCTGTTGCTCGCCCTCGCCCAGGCGGCGCCGCTGCTGATGCTGGCGCACCGGCCCCTGCAAGCCTGGTGGATCATCTTCTGCGCCGACGTCGTCGGCGCCCTGGTGCTGCTGGCTCCCACGGCGACGGAACACCTTCCGGTGCCCTCCTGGGGACCCCCGCCGGCGGGCCCCACCGCCTGGCCGTGGCCGCCCCCGGTCATGGTCGGCTACCTCTTCACGCTGTTCTTCCTCGGGCTGCGGGAGACCCGGCGCGCGCTGCTCGGCGTCTGGCTGATGACGGGTGCGGCCGGGCTGATGCTCCACCTGATCGCCCCGAGCCGGAACAACGGCAGCACCTTCCTCCTGCCGGTCCTGGGCGCCGTGGTGCTGGTGATCGCGGCAGCCCTACGGGAACGGGGCGAGGCGCAACGCAGGCTCGTGGAGCAGGAGACGATCAGCGAGGCCGAGCGAGCGGGCCGGACGCTGCTGGAGGAGCGGACCCGCATCGCCAGGGAACTGCACGACGTGGTGGCACACCACATGTCGGTGATCACGGTGCAGGCGGACTCGGCGCCGTACCGGATCGAGGGGCTCGCGGACGAGGCGCGCGCCGAGTTCGACTCGATCGCGGCGAGCGCCAGGGAGTCGCTGACGGAGATGAGGCGGCTGCTCTCGGTGCTGCGCAGCGACGGCACGGAGGGGGAGCGCGCCCCTCAGCCGGGGCTCGACCGGGTGCAGCAGCTGGTGGAGTCCACGGTGCGGTCGGGGCTACCCGTGGAACTCGCGATGGGTGCCGAGGTGCCGGAAGCGATGCACGACGGCCTGTCCCAGGCCGTCGACCTGTCGGCGTACCGCATCGTGCAGGAGGCCCTGGCCAATGTGGTGCGGCACGCGCCGGGGGCCCGCACCCTGGTGTCGGTCACGGCGGCCGGCGGTCACCTGATGGTCCTGGTCGTCAACGACCAGGGGCGGCGGACCGGTCCGCCGCTGGAGACGACCGGTACGGGGCACGGGCTGGTCGGAATGCGGGAACGCGTACGGTTGACCGGCGGCACGCTGGACACGGGCCCACTGCCCGAAGGCGGTTTCCGGGTGGCCGCACGGCTTCCGCTGTCCGCCGCCCCCGCGGTCCCCCCGACTTCACCGGCCCCGGAGGACTCTTGAGCATCCGCGTGATCATCGTTGACGACCAGGCCATGGTCCGGGCGGGGTTCGCGGCGCTGCTGGCGGCGCAGAGCGACATCGAGGTGGTGGGAGAGGCCCCGGACGGGCGGCAGGGCGTCGAGGTGAGCCGTCGAACGCGCCCGGACGTGGTCCTGATGGACGTCCGGATGCCGGAGATGGACGGACTGGCGGCCACCCGCGAGCTGCTGTCCGCCATGCCCGCCGGGGCGGCGGACCACCGCCCCAAGGTGCTGATGCTGACCACGTTCGACGTGGACGACTACGTGTACGAGGCCCTGCGCGTCGGCGCGTCCGGCTTCCTGCTGAAGGACGCGCCGCCGGCCGACCTGATCGCGGCGGTACGCGTGGTGGCCGCCGGGGACGCGCTGCTCGCACCGTCCGTGACCCGTCGGCTGATCGCGGACTTCGCACGTCAACGGCCGTCCGGAGCGTTCCGGAGCGGGCCCGCCCGGCGGCTGCGGGGACTGACCCCGCGCGAGACGGAGGTCCTGGAGCTGGTGGCCAGGGGCCTGTCCAACCAGGAGATCGCGGGACGGCTGGTGGTGGCGGAGCAGACGGTGAAGACCCATGTCTCGCGGATACTCGCCAAGGCGGATCTGCGGGACCGGGCGCAGGCGGTGATCTTCGCGTACGAGTCGGGGCTGGTGGAGCCGGGGAGCGCCGAGGGATAGGGCGCGGGGCCCGCCGGGCCCGGGCGGCCGTGGCCGTACGGTCGTCCTCAGGTGCCGTGGTCCCGGCGGCCGCCGTCCGTGGCGCCTCCGGCCACCCGTGGTCCGGGCGGCCGGTGGGGGCGGCCGGTGGGGGCGAACGCTCCTACTCGCGGACGGTGGACGTGCTGCTCATGTCCGGGTACCGGTCCCCCGCCACCTGTCCGGCGATCGGCTCCAGCTGTTCCAGCTCCTGGGCGCTCAGGGTCAGCCGGGTCGCCGCGACGTTCTCCAGCAGCCGGCTGCGCTTCCGGGTCCCGGGGATCGGCACCACGGCCACCCCGTACACGTCGGCGCGCTGCTGCACCCAGGCGAGGGCGACCTGGGCGGCGGTCACCCCGTGCGCCGCGGCGATCTTGTGGACGGGTTCCAGCAGTGCCCCGTTCGTCCGGGCGTTCCGGCCGGTGAAACGCGGCTGGTGCTTGCGGTAGTCGTCCGCACCCAGGTCCTTCGCCGCGTCCGTGAACACCCCGGTCAGAAAGCCGCGGCCGAGCGGCGAGTACGGCACCACGGTCACCCCGAGCTCGACGGCCGCGGGCGCGGCGCTGCGCTCCACGTCCCGGCTGAACAGCGACCACTCCGACTGGAGCGCGGCGATCGGGTGCACGGCGTACGCCTCACGCAGCTCCGCCCCGGTCACCTCGCTCAGCCCGAGCCGCTTGACCTTGCCCTGACGCACCAGCTCGGCCATCGCGCCCACCGATTCGGCGAGCGGGACGAGCGGGTCGCGCCGGTGCATGTAGTACAGGTCGATGACGTCGGTCCCCAGGCGGCGCAGGCTGGCCTCGACGGCCTGCCTGATGTACGCCGGGTCGTTGTTCACCGCCCGGAACTCCGGATCGTCCGTCCGCTGGACGCCGAACTTCGTGGCCAGGGTGATCTCGTCGCGGTGCGCCCCCACGAACGGGGCGAGGAAGCTCTCGTTGGCGCCGCGCCCGTAGATGTCGGCGGTGTCGAAGAGGGTGACCCCGGCCTCCAGCGCGGCTTCGAGGGTGTCCCTCGCGGCCGCCTCGTCGGTTGCCCCGTAGAACTCGCTGATCCCCATGCAGCCGAGCCCCTGGACGCCGACCCTGGGGCCGCCCTTCCCGAGCTCCGCCGTGGCGATCCTGCCGGTGCTCTCGCTCATGTCGTCAGACCCTTTCCGACGCCGCACGGGCGCCCGCATAGAAGTCGATCTTGTAGTCGAGTACGGCCAGGGTGCCCTGGAGCTCCGAGATCCGCGTCCTCACGTCGCGGCGGGTCGCCTCCAGCAGCTCTTGTCTTTCTTCGAACGTGTGCTCGCCCTCGCGCAGCAGCTCCGCGTACCGGACCATGTCGGCCACCGGCATCCCGGTCAGCCTGAGCTTGCCGACGAAGGCCAGCCAGTCCAGATCGCGGTTGCTGAAACGGCGCTGCCCGGTGTGGGAGCGGTCCACGTGCGGCATCAGCCCGATCCGCTCGTACCACCGCAGCGTGTGCGCGGTGAGGCCGGTGAGGGCGGCGACCTCACTGATGGTGTAGCGCTCCTCACCCTCGGGGCGCGGGTGCGTCTTCGGGGGCGCGCAGGCGTCGGGCCGTACGGATGTGCTCTCCATCACCGTCATGGTCTCCACGCTAGAACCTTGGAGTGCACTCGAAGCAAGCGCAAACGGGTGACGTGTCCGGCCGGTCGTAAGCTCGTCCTCATGCAGAGCCTGGCACTGATCGAGAACTGGCCCGTCCCCACCGCGGCCGCCGCCGTCGTCACCGCGGACGGCACCGTCACCGGTACGCACGGCCCGACCGCACACCGTTTCCCCCTCGCCTCCGTCACGAAACCGCTGGCGGCGTACGCGGCGCTGGTGGCGTACGAGGAGGGCGCGGTCGAGCTGGACGAACCGGCCGGCCCCGAGGGCTCCACCGTCCGCCACCTGCTCGCGCACACCAGCGGCCTCGCCTTCGACGAGCACCGGGCGACCGCGCCGCCCGGCACCCGCCGGCTGTACTCCAACGCGGGCTTCGAGGTCCTGGGCGACCACATCGCGAAGGCCACGGAGATCCCGTTCCCGGAGTACGTCCGCCAGGCCGTCCTGGAGCCGCTGGGCATGACGGCGACCACGATGGACGGCTCCCCCGCCAAGGACGGCGTCTCGACGGTGGACGACCTGGTCCGGTTCGCGGCGGAGGTGCAGGCCCCGCGTCTGCTGGACCCGCGTACGGTGCTGGAGGCCCAAACGGTCGTCCATCCCGGCCTCAAGGGCGTACTGCCGGGTTACGGCCATCAGAACCCGAACGACTGGGGGCTCGGCTTCGAGATCCGTGACTCCAAGTCACCGCACTGGACGGGCGCTTCCTCCTCCCCCGCGACCTTCGGCCACTTCGGCCAGTCGGGCACGTTCCTGTGGATCGACCCGGTGGCGGGAGCGGCCTGCGTCGCGCTGACGGACCGGGCGTTCGGGCCCTGGGCGACGGAGGTCTGGCCGGTACTCACGGACGCGGTGCTCAAGGAGCTGGCCTGACCGGCCTTCCGGTCGGCCAGGCACTCGAACCACACCGTCTTGCCGGTCCCGTCGGGGCGCGGCTCCACGCCCCACCGGTCGGTGACAGCCGCGACCAGCACCAACCCTCGCCCGCCGTCAGCGAGTTCGTCACCGGCGGCGGGCCGGGGCAACCTCGGATCACGGTCGGCCACCTCGACTCGCACCCCGTCCGCCCACAGGTGGATGCACGTCTGACAGCGACGGCCGGGGACGTGCCGGACGACGTTGGCGATCAGCTCGGTGAACGCCAGCTCGGCCGCGTCGGCGAGGTCGAGGAGGCCGGAACTCCTGAGGTACATGCGCAGGATGCGGCGGAGGTGCCGTGCCGAGTGCTCGCCCATGGCGAACTCGGAACGGTAGGCGGGCTCGGACTCGGCGGCGCACTCACCGGTCCGGGTGTCAGTTACGTGATTCATGTCACCAGCGTGCAGTGCGCTGATTACTCTCGGCTACGCAACGAAACGAACGCCGCAAGGCGTTGCAGCCGGAGGTACCCATGGCCAACGTTCAGACCCTCGACCCCAACGCTTCCCCACTGGACTACTACGGCTGGGAACTCCGCCGCCTGCGCGAGGCCGCTAACCTGAAGCAAGGTCAACTCGGGGACATCATCTTCTGCACGGGGTCCCTGATCGGCCAGATCGAGACGACGAAGAAGGTCCCCACCCGCGACTTCTCGGAACGGGTGGACGCCGCACTCGGCACGGACGGCCTCTTCTCCCGTCTGGTGGGCCTGGTGCTGCGCAGCCAACTGCCGACGTGGTTCCAGCCGTACGCGGACATGGAGGCACAGCCGACGTACATCTCGACGTATCAGGTGCAGTTGATCCATGGGCTGTTGCAGACGGAGGAGTACGCGCGGGCCGTACTGACCACCGGCGTGTCAGACGACTTGGACGGCCTGCTGGCCGGACGGATGGAGCGCCAGCTCATCCTGGAGCGGGAGCAGCCGCCGCTGGCCTGGGCCGTCTTGGACGAAGCGGTACTACACCGGCCTATCGGTGGCCAGGAGGTGATGCGGAACCAACTGGCGCATCTGTTGGAGTTCTCGGAACGCCGTTGGATGCGGATCCAGGTGATGCCGTTCTCTGTGGGCCAACACGCCAGCCTGGACGGCTCGTTCACAGCTATGCGCTTCCACGAAGACCCCGACATCGTCTACACCGAGGACCTCATCTCCGGTCACATGACCGCTAACCCTGCAACCGTCAGGGAGGCCTCACGCCGCTACGCTCATCTTCAGGCTGCGGCTCTCTCCGTCGAGGACTCCGCAGCACTGATCGCCCGTGTGATGGAGGAGCGTTATGGAAACCAGTCCTGCCCTGATGAACTCGCAATGGCGTAAGTCCAGCTACAGCGGAAGCACCGGCGGCGAATGCGTCGAGGTGGCCGACGGCTACCCCGCCGCCGTCCCCGTCCGGGACAGCAAGAACCCCGGCGGGCCCGTCCTCGTCCTGAGCGCCGATGCCTGGCGGGCCTTCGTGGACGGGCTGCGGTAAACCACACACCAGGGGCGGCGCCCACCGGACACCGCCCCACCCAGCCCGCCAGGGCGCGCGACTACAGGCGCTCCGGGCGGCGGCCCAGGGCGAGGATCTCGTGGCCGGTCTCCTCGTCCGTCCGGCGTCCGCGCTCCTCGAAGCCCATGCGCTCGTAGAAGCGGCGGGCGCGCCCGTTCTCCTCGAAGACGTCCAAGGTCACCTCGCCGTGCAGGGACACGGCGTGCTCCACCAGCGCCCGGCCGACCCCGGCCCCCTGCGACTCGGGGGCGACGAACAGCCCGCCGATCTCGGCCTCCAGCAGTCCGAGCAGACCCACGACGGTGCCGTCAGGGGCCTCGGCGACCCAGTTGTCGGCGTGCACGAGATAGACCTCGCGCACCTTTCGTGCGCGCTCACCTTCGCCTTCCCCCTCGATGAAGGGGTGCGCCTCCTTCGAGGCCCGCGACCAGAGATCGACAACGGCCTCCTCGTCGCTGGGCCGATACGGGCGAATGATCGTTTGCGGGCTCATGCGGACGAGGCTAATACTCCAGCAGCGGTTCGTGTCCTGAGCTGGCAGTTGTCGTTGTTGTCCTGGCATGGAGGGAGTTACTGAAGTCGCTGGGCGGGCCGCAGAGTTGGATGGAAGTCTGCCACTTCCACATCATCCAGCCGGCTCCCCGGAAGGTTCAGGCACCACGGTGGAGAGCTACCCCACCACCGCACTCACACGCGAGAAAGTTTAGCGACGGCAGGATGCGGTCGCGGGCAGGCAAGCCCCTCGCGCGGCGGCACAGCGTACAAGTGCCGTGCCGCCGTGCGACGCGTTCCGCGCCTGAGGCATGGCTCAAACAGAGCAGCATCGCTCAAAAGCCCACCTAAGTTCGGGGGCCGGCACCGGTAACCTCCCGGAGGCCGGCCACGAGCAAGGAGCTGACATTGGAATCGACGCCGCCCCAGCATCACACGCAGGACCTTGGCACCATGGTCGGTCTCTTCTGGATCGAATCGGAAAAGACGTACTTGGGTATGCCTCCGGTCCCGCCAGCACCTGGCGTACTTCTCTCGCCCGCAGGCGTGCAGGTCGTCGGACCTGATGCGGTGCAATGGTCTTGGTCCGACGTGACGGACCTGCGGGTGACCGAGGCGCCGGTTCGTTCAGCTGCGGCCCGATGGGCAGCCCGCGCCGCGAGCGTTGCCGCAGCAGCCCTGGACGCGTGGGTTCCCGGCAGCCCGACCGAGATGACAGCGGTGCTTGCCATCGGCGGCAACGAACACAAGACACCAGTCTTGTCGGGTGCCTCAAGCGCCTACACGCAGCGGGAGGTCGATCTCTCGCACGGACTGCTCGCACGCTTCGCCCGCGGCACCTCCTCACCCTCCGTCTTGTCCGATTGGTGGAACGGAGATGGGCAGCCCTCTGGGGTACTGCCGTCGAGGCACCGGGAGGCTCTTCTGGAGAGCTGGCTACGAGTTGGCTGAGGGCGCTGCCCACCTAGGACTTGTCCGGCCGATCATGTGACTGCTCCGTGCCTGAGTCGTTCCTGTGGGCATGGGGCGGGGCGATCTGAGTGATGTCGAGTGGGAACGGCTGCGGCCGTTCCTGCCGGTCAGCAACGGGCGTTGTGGCAGGTGGCGGGATCACCGGCAGGTGATCGATGGGATTTTGCACCGGTGCGGACCGGGGTGCAGTGGCGTGACCTGCCCGAACGGTTCAGGCCGTGGAAGACCATTTACGAACGCCACCGCCTATGGTCGGCCGACGGCACCTGGGAACGTCTGCTCCAGCAGGTTCAGGCCGCGGCCGACGCCGCGGGCGAGATCGACTGGGACATCTCGGTCGACTCCATCATCGTCCGTGCGCACCAGCATGCCGCCGGCGCCCGCACCGACCCATCTCCGGCCCCGGGTTCAAAGGGGGCCGCAGGGATGGAACACCAGGACGAGACGCCGTGGCAGAGTCTCGTCGCCCGCCTGGTGGAGGTGGTGCTGGAGGCGAGGGCCTGGGCCGCTCGCGCGGCGGGTTCACCAGCAAGCTCCACCTGAGCCCGGACGGCCGCTGCCGCCCGCTGTCCCTGGTCGTCACTCCAGGTCAGCGGGCAGACTGCACCCAGTTCAAGCTGGTCCTGGAGAAGATCCGAGTGCCCAGATCTGGCCTGGTCAGGCCACGGAAGAAGCCCGACAGCCTTGCGGCTGACAGGGCTTACAGCAACGGCCCCATCCGCGAGTACCTGCGACGGCGGGGAATCCGCCACACCATCCCGGAGAAGACCGACAGCCAGGCGGCCCGCCTGCGCAAGGGCGCACGCGGTGGACGGCCGCCCGGCTTCGATGAGGACCGTTACAAGAAGCGCAACACCGTCGAGCGGACGATCAACCGCCTGAAGCAGTCCCGAGCGGTCGGTGAGGTCGACTCGGGGCGCCCTGCTGATGTTTCCACCAGTGGGTTTCCCCGAGCCGCCTCCCGAACCCGGCGTGCCCGTCTCCGGGCACCGGGCTCTCCACAAATCCCGTTCCGGGCTGTTCAGTTCCTCATGCCGTAGTGGGCCACGGAGCCGGAATGAGTTTTCCCCGGTATCGGTATCTGGTCGTGCTTACCTTGGCCGGGTTGAACAGTTCCAATTCCTCTGTGACGGGCCACCAGCCGCCGCCGTAATAGCGTCGGCGGAGCTGTTTCCAAGTGATCCCGGGGTGCTTGCGTCGGATCCATCTTGTCACCCTCATCCACGCGTAGTGGCTGAGGTAACAGAAAGCGACGTTCGAAACTCCGGGACGGAAATACGCGCACCATCCCCGCAACACCGAGTTCAGTCGGTGGAGCAAGGACTCCAGCGACAAGCCGACGTTCTGTCGTCCGGTCAGTTCCTTCACCTTGCCCGTGACGGAACGTACTGATTTCCGTGCCGGGTAGGTGTAGATGTACTGCCGATCAGTGCCAAGTTTCCGGTGACGCTGGATGCGCCATCCGAGAAAGTCAAGGCCCTCGTCAATGTGCGTGATACTTGTCTTCTCCACCGACAGGCGAAGGCCCATTGGCTTCAATGCCCCTGCGACCTCGTCGCGTAGTTCCTCGGCATGGTCTCGGCGCCCGAAGACGAGTA from Streptomyces sp. NBC_01754 includes:
- a CDS encoding sensor histidine kinase, which translates into the protein MSSPSADPPPPADGLLSAAHRQLRALAHSLSHPSHAPVPPFADAPRRWQRLLPYVVVAALTAVFLPVTYQFLRTEHHLGDGLALLLALAQAAPLLMLAHRPLQAWWIIFCADVVGALVLLAPTATEHLPVPSWGPPPAGPTAWPWPPPVMVGYLFTLFFLGLRETRRALLGVWLMTGAAGLMLHLIAPSRNNGSTFLLPVLGAVVLVIAAALRERGEAQRRLVEQETISEAERAGRTLLEERTRIARELHDVVAHHMSVITVQADSAPYRIEGLADEARAEFDSIAASARESLTEMRRLLSVLRSDGTEGERAPQPGLDRVQQLVESTVRSGLPVELAMGAEVPEAMHDGLSQAVDLSAYRIVQEALANVVRHAPGARTLVSVTAAGGHLMVLVVNDQGRRTGPPLETTGTGHGLVGMRERVRLTGGTLDTGPLPEGGFRVAARLPLSAAPAVPPTSPAPEDS
- a CDS encoding response regulator transcription factor, giving the protein MSIRVIIVDDQAMVRAGFAALLAAQSDIEVVGEAPDGRQGVEVSRRTRPDVVLMDVRMPEMDGLAATRELLSAMPAGAADHRPKVLMLTTFDVDDYVYEALRVGASGFLLKDAPPADLIAAVRVVAAGDALLAPSVTRRLIADFARQRPSGAFRSGPARRLRGLTPRETEVLELVARGLSNQEIAGRLVVAEQTVKTHVSRILAKADLRDRAQAVIFAYESGLVEPGSAEG
- a CDS encoding aldo/keto reductase; the encoded protein is MSESTGRIATAELGKGGPRVGVQGLGCMGISEFYGATDEAAARDTLEAALEAGVTLFDTADIYGRGANESFLAPFVGAHRDEITLATKFGVQRTDDPEFRAVNNDPAYIRQAVEASLRRLGTDVIDLYYMHRRDPLVPLAESVGAMAELVRQGKVKRLGLSEVTGAELREAYAVHPIAALQSEWSLFSRDVERSAAPAAVELGVTVVPYSPLGRGFLTGVFTDAAKDLGADDYRKHQPRFTGRNARTNGALLEPVHKIAAAHGVTAAQVALAWVQQRADVYGVAVVPIPGTRKRSRLLENVAATRLTLSAQELEQLEPIAGQVAGDRYPDMSSTSTVRE
- a CDS encoding MerR family transcriptional regulator; the protein is MTVMESTSVRPDACAPPKTHPRPEGEERYTISEVAALTGLTAHTLRWYERIGLMPHVDRSHTGQRRFSNRDLDWLAFVGKLRLTGMPVADMVRYAELLREGEHTFEERQELLEATRRDVRTRISELQGTLAVLDYKIDFYAGARAASERV
- a CDS encoding serine hydrolase domain-containing protein, which encodes MQSLALIENWPVPTAAAAVVTADGTVTGTHGPTAHRFPLASVTKPLAAYAALVAYEEGAVELDEPAGPEGSTVRHLLAHTSGLAFDEHRATAPPGTRRLYSNAGFEVLGDHIAKATEIPFPEYVRQAVLEPLGMTATTMDGSPAKDGVSTVDDLVRFAAEVQAPRLLDPRTVLEAQTVVHPGLKGVLPGYGHQNPNDWGLGFEIRDSKSPHWTGASSSPATFGHFGQSGTFLWIDPVAGAACVALTDRAFGPWATEVWPVLTDAVLKELA
- a CDS encoding helix-turn-helix domain-containing protein, yielding MANVQTLDPNASPLDYYGWELRRLREAANLKQGQLGDIIFCTGSLIGQIETTKKVPTRDFSERVDAALGTDGLFSRLVGLVLRSQLPTWFQPYADMEAQPTYISTYQVQLIHGLLQTEEYARAVLTTGVSDDLDGLLAGRMERQLILEREQPPLAWAVLDEAVLHRPIGGQEVMRNQLAHLLEFSERRWMRIQVMPFSVGQHASLDGSFTAMRFHEDPDIVYTEDLISGHMTANPATVREASRRYAHLQAAALSVEDSAALIARVMEERYGNQSCPDELAMA
- a CDS encoding DUF397 domain-containing protein; this encodes METSPALMNSQWRKSSYSGSTGGECVEVADGYPAAVPVRDSKNPGGPVLVLSADAWRAFVDGLR
- a CDS encoding GNAT family N-acetyltransferase, which codes for MSPQTIIRPYRPSDEEAVVDLWSRASKEAHPFIEGEGEGERARKVREVYLVHADNWVAEAPDGTVVGLLGLLEAEIGGLFVAPESQGAGVGRALVEHAVSLHGEVTLDVFEENGRARRFYERMGFEERGRRTDEETGHEILALGRRPERL